Proteins encoded within one genomic window of Fusarium musae strain F31 chromosome 4, whole genome shotgun sequence:
- a CDS encoding hypothetical protein (EggNog:ENOG41), whose protein sequence is METPLSPTQGSNLNIQTPATAQRYDSYEVRTVSAASESQSQPSQGSSPFVSALNDTAFSDQENHSPSKSRHSRVLSGATLSPLKILTDQREVRDGRPTDRLSPNARSPRKVSPEKRFPVKISNPLDTTRAASQESTMSLEDAVRQNEGLKRAIEIFEDEQSVLEDGLDDMDVTTGTINVNPSGEMEVDDSMCPDDTAISTFSTFSAVPNLTMFAKLGQSPTKLSDMGGLTPRANTRGDPSPSRTSRARARHDSGNTTNLLEFTEQLRFPQRSPQKSLAKGRLSPSRTAPDMTATPSRGGFANLIDFDIPPMPTPRSVPSITARELESLKSNFLSEISSLKASLSGKEAEVQSLKAAVGDAEKRVGESQEQLREERSIKEQLTAEKEGWENRGREMEHVLRKAKEEIVESQREQEELEQKLEESEKRREAAEMLHQEAESKMAGMRAGKDTDKSSPEKPKSPNDTNHEVEIAVERVARELHALYKSKHESKVTALKKSYETRWEKRVHELESKIRELVEENERMRVCRDTTMVRVEPDSIEADERKAQAVRDSAAIKELNADIQRLEAVVHTVQLDNESLRSMLEKERVEKGELVQLAEEMMSMQSFVAQTPKPQPLPQQQAQQPPSASRYPYERQHDREPETKTPKRSADHFRSSVSRASGLRAPGSGLRAPHERTKSAGGLPRPGAMARSGIMNSIEKMGNYRGRGAE, encoded by the coding sequence ATGGAAACACCACTGTCGCCCACCCAAGGTTCAAATCTCAATATCCAGACACCAGCTACTGCTCAGCGGTACGACTCCTATGAGGTACGAACAGTCTCTGCGGCCTCCGAATCACAGAGTCAGCCCTCTCAGGGATCATCCCCTTTCGTGTCTGCCCTCAACGATACTGCATTTTCCGATCAGGAGAACCATTCTCCCTCAAAATCACGACACTCCCGAGTCCTCTCCGGCGCAACTCTGTCACCGTTGAAGATCCTCACTGACCAGCGAGAGGTGAGAGATGGAAGACCAACAGATAGACTGAGCCCCAACGCTCGCAGCCCTAGGAAGGTGTCTCCCGAGAAGCGTTTTCCTGTTAAGATCAGCAACCCTCTCGACACAACCCGCGCCGCCTCACAAGAGAGCACGATGAGTCTAGAGGATGCAGTGCGGCAAAATGAAGGCCTCAAGCGCGCAATTGAGATCTTTGAAGATGAGCAGAGCGTCCTGGAAGACGGCCTGGACGATATGGACGTCACTACCGGCACCATCAACGTAAACCCTTCTGGAGAAATGGAGGTCGATGATTCCATGTGCCCTGACGATACAGCTATCAGTACCTTTAGTACCTTCTCAGCTGTGCCCAACCTAACCATGTTTGCCAAACTCGGCCAAAGTCCTACCAAGCTGTCCGATATGGGTGGCCTCACGCCTCGGGCAAACACACGAGGTGATCCCTCCCCATCACGAACGTCGCGAGCCAGAGCGAGACACGACTCGGGAAACACAACGAATCTTCTGGAATTCACAGAGCAGCTGCGTTTTCCTCAGAGATCACCCCAAAAGTCACTGGCCAAGGGCCGGCTTTCTCCATCTCGCACAGCACCTGATATGACTGCGACGCCTTCTCGTGGCGGATTTGCCAACCTCATCGACTTTGACATTCCCCCTATGCCCACACCTCGAAGCGTTCCCAGCATCACCGCGAGGGAACTCGAGTCTCTCAAATCAAACTTTCTGTCAGAGATCAGCTCACTCAAAGCTTCATTGAGCGGTAAGGAAGCCGAAGTGCAATCGCTCAAGGCCGCAGTTGGCGATGCAGAGAAGCGGGTGGGCGAGTCCCAGGAGCAGCTCCGCGAGGAACGCTCTATCAAAGAGCAACTTACTGCTGAGAAAGAAGGTTGGGAGAACCGCGGTCGTGAGATGGAACATGTCTTGCGGAAGGCCAAAGAAGAAATCGTGGAGAGCCAAAGAGAACAGGAAGAGCTCGAACAGAAGCTGGAAGAGAGTGAGAAGCGACGTGAGGCAGCCGAGATGTTGCACCAAGAGGCGGAGAGTAAGATGGCGGGTATGCGTGCCGGGAAAGACACCGACAAGTCGTCGCCCGAAAAGCCCAAGAGCCCAAACGACACCAATCACGAAGTTGAGATTGCAGTCGAGCGGGTGGCTCGTGAGCTTCATGCTCTTTATAAGAGCAAGCACGAATCTAAGGTTACTGCCCTGAAAAAGTCATACGAGACGCGGTGGGAGAAGCGTGTCCATGAGCTTGAAAGCAAGATCAGAGAACTTGTCGAGGAGAACGAACGTATGCGTGTCTGCCGAGACACAACAATGGTCAGAGTCGAGCCCGACAGCATCGAGGCCGACGAGCGCAAGGCCCAGGCAGTCCGAGACAGCGCAGCAATCAAGGAGTTGAATGCTGATATCCAACGACTTGAGGCAGTTGTCCATACAGTACAACTCGACAACGAGTCACTGCGCAGTATGCTGGAGAAGGAGCGCGTAGAGAAGGGAGAGCTTGTGCAACTTGCcgaggagatgatgagcatGCAGAGCTTTGTTGCGCAGACACCAAAGCCTCAGCCTCTGCCAcagcaacaagctcaacagcctcCGTCTGCGTCTCGTTACCCTTATGAGAGACAACATGACCGGGAGCCTGAGACTAAGACGCCAAAACGAAGTGCAGATCACTTTAGAAGCAGTGTCAGTCGTGCGTCAGGACTACGCGCGCCAGGTTCGGGACTCCGAGCACCTCACGAGCGAACAAAGAGCGCAGGTGGCTTGCCTCGTCCAGGTGCTATGGCCCGTAGCGGCATTATGAACTCCATTGAGAAGATGGGCAACtaccgaggacgaggagcagAGTAA
- a CDS encoding hypothetical protein (EggNog:ENOG41) produces MSDEQIILPIIDSHIHLYPAAETDSLAWYTPDGPLAGQHSLEEYREATSSAPSLLGFVFVETDRKNDVESGAVDGSGWEQPLAEVSWLKRVALGQPRDGEGHSPEDAKLCLGIVPWAPLPSGPEVLERYLDRVKEEAGDAWPKIKGFRYLLQDKPHGTMLDDKFIEAVKLLGRRGFTFDVGIDQHRRGKKQLDEVIEFVDRVHDGVPEEEKVTLVLNHLCKPDFSIYNLTSDPSFHAWRTAVYTLSKDSHVYMKLSGGFSEMPDSLRNQDPNHIFEATLGWLGIVLATFGPGRIMFGSDWPVCTVNTDNAWPRWCSIVERMCWMATLSDEERAMIFGGTAKKAYGL; encoded by the exons ATGTCCGACGAGCAAATCATACTCCCCATCATCGACTCCCACATTCACCTCTACCCAGCGGCCGAAACCGACTCCCTCGCCTGGTACACCCCCGATGGACCTCTTGCCGGCCAACATTCCCTGGAAGAATACCGCGAAGCTACCTCTTCCGCACCGTCTCTCCTAGGCTTCGTCTTTGTCGAAACAGACCGCAAGAATGATGTTGAGTCTGGCGCAGTCGATGGCTCCGGCTGGGAGCAGCCTTTGGCTGAGGTCTCATGGCTCAAGCGTGTTGCGCTTGGTCAGCCGCGCGACGGAGAAGGCCACAGCCCCGAGGATGCAAAGTTATGCCTCGGTATTGTGCCATGGGCGCCGTTGCCAAGCGGGCCTGAGGTTCTAGAGCGTTATCTTGATCGAGTGAAAGAGGAGGCCGGCGATGCTTGGCCGAAGATCAAAGGGTTCCGCTACTTACTGCAGGACAAGCCTCATGGCACTATGCTGGACGATAAATTCATCGAGGCCGTCAAGCTTCTCGGCCGACGAGGCTTCACCTTCGATGTTGGCATTGATCAGCATCGTCGTGGAAAGAAGCAGCTCGATGAAGTGATCGAATTTGTTGACCGTGTTCACGATGGTGTtcctgaggaggagaaggtcaCATTGGTGCTAA ACCACCTCTGCAAACCCGACTTCAGCATCTATAACCTTACATCAGATCCCAGCTTCCACGCCTGGCGCACTGCCGTCTATACCCTCAGTAAAGACTCTCACGTCTATATGAAGCTCTCCGGTGGCTTCTCCGAGATGCCTGACTCCCTACGAAACCAAGACCCCAACCACATTTTCGAGGCTACTCTCGGTTGGCTCGGTATTGTCCTCGCCACCTTTGGCCCCGGCCGTATCATGTTTGGCAGCGACTGGCCTGTCTGTACTGTCAACACCGACAATGCCTGGCCTCGATGGTGCAGCATAGTTGAACGCATGTGTTGGATGGCTACACTGAGCGATGAAGAGCGCGCAATGATCTTTGGCGGTACGGCCAAGAAGGCTTATGGCCTCTAA